The DNA segment AAGTGGGAGCTGCTTTGTTTGCTCAGACAACAGAATGGCTTGGTAGCAGTGATGTagcagatttgttttgttttttaataaaccaTTTTACTGTCATTTCTCAATTTAGGTAACTTAAAATACTCAGAAACTTTCCTAGAACGTCTGCAGAGGATTCCCTCCACAAGCCTAACCAAATCAGACAGATGGCGACTGGTTCAGATGACGACGCGGTGCCTGTGCACCCTTTTTCCAGAGAGGCCAAGAGGATCGTTGCTTTGCCTGCTGCTGACAGACATCGGCTTGCCCTGGCAATGCTATACTCTCCAGAAATGAGGCGAAAACGAACTATTAGGACCCTGTGCATGACTGTCTTATCTGCTGTTTTCCCAACCTTCAAAGGTCCTGTTGTCAAGGTCACCCCTGTCATTACTGGAGAAGCAGTTACTTGGCAAATGCAGTTATATGGCACCCCTCAGCTGTCAATCCCTGAAGTTCCCGATGATCCGGAACATAGGCTTGGATTATACCATGCAACGCTGAACATTCTCATCGCCTTGTTCAAGGACTCACGGGACAATAGCCATATGAGGACTGCAGAAAACAGGTTCAAAGCGTTCAAGGTGGCAGTCAATACAGACATGGAGCACACACCGTATCCTGCTATTAATGTGTCTGCTTATGTCATCTACTTGTCTCTTCAGCCCTGGTGTCATAGAGTCTTGCGTAGAATTTTAAGTACCAAATTCACAGGTCCAGCTGAACAGATGATGGTGCAAGTCCATATGGTGGCTCGATGGTCACAGATGACTACTCTCAGTGCTATTAAGAGGTTCCTTAACGAGTGTGATTCGAGCTTGATCCTAATACCTGAAGTAAAAGAGGAGAT comes from the Elephas maximus indicus isolate mEleMax1 chromosome 8, mEleMax1 primary haplotype, whole genome shotgun sequence genome and includes:
- the LOC126081717 gene encoding uncharacterized protein LOC126081717 isoform X3 → MATGSDDDAVPVHPFSREAKRIVALPAADRHRLALAMLYSPEMRRKRTIRTLCMTVLSAVFPTFKGPVVKVTPVITGEAVTWQMQLYGTPQLSIPEVPDDPEHRLGLYHATLNILIALFKDSRDNSHMRTAENRFKAFKVAVNTDMEHTPYPAINVSAYVIYLSLQPWCHRVLRRILSTKFTGPAEQMMVQVHMVARWSQMTTLSAIKRFLNECDSSLILIPEVKEEIPKFYEAYERLREKTGEWFPYAKAIKHPEAQKVKTAAFPNLASAALYHAAETTPTMRNYRAGKHIRGGLPESTLKSAFERKISREERATLHSLCISGEVSDQVSQTPTEAESSTDDD